A single window of Carassius auratus strain Wakin chromosome 9, ASM336829v1, whole genome shotgun sequence DNA harbors:
- the LOC113108493 gene encoding RNA-binding protein 44-like isoform X1 → MWYPQPVDVVPLPFVFESHSITCEDLSARTMWPVFPVGQSAYNAVNEINVLLNFLYISQGFHNHPLYTNDGRKFLLRRSLFELVLANDYLELTDPKLLGWFLCLTAEDRNLIKQEGGLLPFLQKHPALRVDRHYVCVKSKTRGNCIPPPATMSSNKSRYPSFYGASQCQNCGTSCPFGSKKCRCCGFHIEISEDKVCLSENEKQLELLPNNVKEELIVQNDATVGCTQSTLNTQKTRCTQSCDYGRPAAHPPSYSKGMCPHAQCLSKLWEEVENREDTKHFKDTTTQANFSLDMELDIQSRVQRNDDTQNYQDLSYVQAEESDYHTLDQEAMAEYYSFSNTSLDHSAWSDGTRSTDAAYNDSVMATKGSTELSDEPSNATMATAANSTDCFSCLGNSFELENESGDHQEDIRKNHDSLYEQQLKEINVGPSLKSKCGASVSVDQLIDACGDFRACFTSSCATEVDQIFQLKNVATDTDLLAVSHEKDTQTVQRATSEKNTITEVCMSDLDVLTEEFIKLKETTDELKQLKSRKASPGGDHCRRVCGCDCAQRVTRAELRLLTLQFVMCQQHCWRRYFTSPQGESVLWGSEGLPDGIAETLNTLQNEYSEMRKQILAGIPLDNLKPLSVDSENITTRANYSPASVLEAHLNSLDCPGSTIASGRRVDEESEEMRAPSTEAALDDTKGGSNKQNKALVLLPKQPGASAEHNPGVIKDPNSSEAWFDAEEELGSPNQDGKMEKLNERNGRTDEDESNHSSLLCITSLPGNITEHEVLLWFEKYNATNVCISTFSNSMRAAIVYLKSPSDAIAAVKDLHGCSLQGHTVQVVQLHGPVSADLKLICDLPHSTSKTHTEEAAGDGLGTKGVTYTSSPGGPRCSVDRLTNVCDSPTASGTCVPQHYATMGSFDTIMARLSERHPNVGRQRIVDALLELRAKHQGFLSGLPLKSIVDMTSELLTQASTVTHI, encoded by the exons ATGTGGTACCCTCAACCTGTCGACGTCGTGCCATTACCGTTCGTCTTTGAGTCACATTCAATAACATGTGAGGATCTTTCTGCCAGAACCATGTGGCCAGTCTTTCCCGTTGGCCAAAGTGCATATAATGCAGTGAACGAGATTAATG TGTTGCTGAATTTCTTGTACATCTCTCAAGGCTTTCATAATCATCCACTGTACACCAATGATGGAAGGAAGTTTTTGTTGAGGAG GTCACTGTTCGAGCTTGTCTTGGCCAATGACTATCTGGAGCTCACAGATCCAAAGTTGCTTGGATGGTTTCTGTGTTTAACAGCAGAGGACAGAAACTTGATTAAAC AAGAGGGAGGGCTTCTGCCATTTTTACAGAAACACCCGGCACTTCGAGTAGACCGACATTATGTTTGTGTGAAAT CAAAAACCAGAGGAAACTGCATTCCCCCTCCAGCCACTATGTCATCAAATAA GTCAAGGTACCCATCGTTTTATGGTGCATCCCAGTGTCAAAATTGTGGAACCAGTTGTCCATTTGGTTCCAAGAAGTGCAGATGTTGTGGCTTTCACATTGAGATTTCAGAAGACAAAGTCTGTCTGTCGG agaatgagaaacaaCTTGAGCTGCTACCAAACAATGTGAAAGAAGAGCTGATCGTCCAAAATGACGCAACTGTTGGTTGCACGCAGAGCACCCTTAATACTCAGAAAACAAGATGCACGCAGAGCTGTGATTATGGACGCCCTGCTGCACATCCTCCTTCATACAGTAAGGGAATGTGTCCCCATGCCCAGTGCCTGTCTAAGTTGTGGGAGGAAGTAGAGAACAGGGAGGACACCAAACACTTTAAGGACACGACAACCCAGGCAAATTTCTCCCTCGATATGGAGCTGGATATACAGAGTCGGGTTCAGAGGAATGACGATACCCAAAATTACCAAGACCTATCTTATGTACAAGCGGAAGAATCAGATTACCACACTCTGGATCAGGAAGCGATGGCAGAATACTACAGTTTCAGTAACACCAGCTTAGACCATTCGGCATGGAGCGATGGCACCCGGAGTACAGATGCAGCCTACAATGATTCAGTCATGGCCACCAAAGGTAGTACAGAACTATCAGATGAACCTTCAAATGCCACCATGGCCACTGCTGCAAACTCTACTGATTGTTTCTCTTGCCTTGGCAATTCTTTTGAGCTGGAAAATGAGTCAGGGGACCATCAAGAAGACATAAGAAAGAACCATGACTCACTATATGAGCAACAACTCAAAGAGATCAATGTGGGACCTTCACTGAAATCCAAATGTGGTGCTTCAGTTTCTGTGGACCAACTAATAGATGCCTGTGGTGATTTCAGAGCCTGTTTCACATCTTCATGTGCAACAGAGGTTGATCAGATCTTCCAACTGAAAAATGTTGCCACTGACACAGACCTGCTAGCTGTCAGCCATGAGAAAGATACACAGACTGTGCAAAGAGCCACATCTGAAAAGAACACCATTACTGAAGTCTGCATGTCTGATTTAGATGTCCTAACAGAG GAATTCATAAAGCTAAAGGAGACAACAGATGAGCTAAAACAACTGAAGAGCAGAAAGGCAAG TCCTGGCGGTGACCACTGCAGGAGAGTTTGTGGATGTGACTGTGCACAGCGAGTGACGAGAGCAGAACTGCGTCTTCTCACTCTTCAGTTTGTCATGTGTCAGCAGCACTGCTGGAGACGCTACTTCACCTCCCCACAGGGTGAAAGTGTTCTTTGGGG GAGCGAGGGCCTTCCAGACGGCATAGCAGAAACCCTGAATACACTACAGAATGAGTACAGTGAGATGAGGAAACAGATTCTAGCAGGCATTCCTCTGGATAACCTTAAGCCCCTGTCAGTAGACTCTGAAAATATAACTACAAGGGCAAACTACAGCCCAGCATCG GTACTTGAGGCCCATTTAAACTCATTGGACTGTCCAGGAAG TACCATTGCAAGTGGTCGAAGAGTGGATGAAGAAAGTGAAGAGATGAGAGCACCAAGCACTGAAGCTGCTTTG GATGACACAAAAGGTGGCAGCAACAAGCAAAATAAAGCTCTGGTCCTTTTACCCAAGCAGCCAGGAGCTTCGGCTGAGCACAACCCTG GTGTCATCAAAGATCCGAATAGCAGCGAGGCTTGGTTTGATGCAGAAGAGGAACTTGGGTCTCCAAATCAAGATGGAAAAATGGAGAAACTGAATGAAAGGAATGGAA GGACTGATGAAGATGAATCAAACCACAGTTCCCTCTTGTGCATTACAAGCTTGCCTGGCAATATCACTGAG CATGAAGTGCTGCTTTGGTTTGAGAAGTACAATGCCACCAATGTCTGCATCTCCACTTTCAGCAACAGTATGAG GGCAGCTATTGTTTATCTCAAGAGCCCCAGTGATGCCATAGCAGCAGTTAAAGATCTACACGGGTGCTCCCTCCAAGGCCACACTGTCCAGGTGGTGCAACTCCACGGGCCTGTCTCAGCTGATCTTAAACTGATCTGTGATCTGCCCCACAGCACCTCAAAAACCCATACAGAAGAAGCTGCTGGGGATGGACTCGGGACGAAGGGTGTAACCTATACTTCTTCACCTGGT GGGCCGCGCTGTAGTGTGGACCGGTTAACCAATGTCTGCGACTCGCCCACAGCCTCTGGCACCTGTGTGCCACAGCACTACGCCACCATGGGAAGCTTTGACACCATCATGGCCCGGCTGTCAGAGCGTCACCCAAATGTAGGCCGCCAGAGGATCGTTGATGCCCTGCTGGAACTGCGGGCCAAACATCAGGGCTTCCTCAGTGGGCTTCCTTTAAAATCTATAGTGGATATGACCTCTGAGCTTCTAACACAGGCCTCTACTGTGACACATATTTGA
- the LOC113108493 gene encoding RNA-binding protein 44-like isoform X2: MWYPQPVDVVPLPFVFESHSITCEDLSARTMWPVFPVGQSAYNAVNEINGFHNHPLYTNDGRKFLLRRSLFELVLANDYLELTDPKLLGWFLCLTAEDRNLIKQEGGLLPFLQKHPALRVDRHYVCVKSKTRGNCIPPPATMSSNKSRYPSFYGASQCQNCGTSCPFGSKKCRCCGFHIEISEDKVCLSENEKQLELLPNNVKEELIVQNDATVGCTQSTLNTQKTRCTQSCDYGRPAAHPPSYSKGMCPHAQCLSKLWEEVENREDTKHFKDTTTQANFSLDMELDIQSRVQRNDDTQNYQDLSYVQAEESDYHTLDQEAMAEYYSFSNTSLDHSAWSDGTRSTDAAYNDSVMATKGSTELSDEPSNATMATAANSTDCFSCLGNSFELENESGDHQEDIRKNHDSLYEQQLKEINVGPSLKSKCGASVSVDQLIDACGDFRACFTSSCATEVDQIFQLKNVATDTDLLAVSHEKDTQTVQRATSEKNTITEVCMSDLDVLTEEFIKLKETTDELKQLKSRKASPGGDHCRRVCGCDCAQRVTRAELRLLTLQFVMCQQHCWRRYFTSPQGESVLWGSEGLPDGIAETLNTLQNEYSEMRKQILAGIPLDNLKPLSVDSENITTRANYSPASVLEAHLNSLDCPGSTIASGRRVDEESEEMRAPSTEAALDDTKGGSNKQNKALVLLPKQPGASAEHNPGVIKDPNSSEAWFDAEEELGSPNQDGKMEKLNERNGRTDEDESNHSSLLCITSLPGNITEHEVLLWFEKYNATNVCISTFSNSMRAAIVYLKSPSDAIAAVKDLHGCSLQGHTVQVVQLHGPVSADLKLICDLPHSTSKTHTEEAAGDGLGTKGVTYTSSPGGPRCSVDRLTNVCDSPTASGTCVPQHYATMGSFDTIMARLSERHPNVGRQRIVDALLELRAKHQGFLSGLPLKSIVDMTSELLTQASTVTHI, from the exons ATGTGGTACCCTCAACCTGTCGACGTCGTGCCATTACCGTTCGTCTTTGAGTCACATTCAATAACATGTGAGGATCTTTCTGCCAGAACCATGTGGCCAGTCTTTCCCGTTGGCCAAAGTGCATATAATGCAGTGAACGAGATTAATG GCTTTCATAATCATCCACTGTACACCAATGATGGAAGGAAGTTTTTGTTGAGGAG GTCACTGTTCGAGCTTGTCTTGGCCAATGACTATCTGGAGCTCACAGATCCAAAGTTGCTTGGATGGTTTCTGTGTTTAACAGCAGAGGACAGAAACTTGATTAAAC AAGAGGGAGGGCTTCTGCCATTTTTACAGAAACACCCGGCACTTCGAGTAGACCGACATTATGTTTGTGTGAAAT CAAAAACCAGAGGAAACTGCATTCCCCCTCCAGCCACTATGTCATCAAATAA GTCAAGGTACCCATCGTTTTATGGTGCATCCCAGTGTCAAAATTGTGGAACCAGTTGTCCATTTGGTTCCAAGAAGTGCAGATGTTGTGGCTTTCACATTGAGATTTCAGAAGACAAAGTCTGTCTGTCGG agaatgagaaacaaCTTGAGCTGCTACCAAACAATGTGAAAGAAGAGCTGATCGTCCAAAATGACGCAACTGTTGGTTGCACGCAGAGCACCCTTAATACTCAGAAAACAAGATGCACGCAGAGCTGTGATTATGGACGCCCTGCTGCACATCCTCCTTCATACAGTAAGGGAATGTGTCCCCATGCCCAGTGCCTGTCTAAGTTGTGGGAGGAAGTAGAGAACAGGGAGGACACCAAACACTTTAAGGACACGACAACCCAGGCAAATTTCTCCCTCGATATGGAGCTGGATATACAGAGTCGGGTTCAGAGGAATGACGATACCCAAAATTACCAAGACCTATCTTATGTACAAGCGGAAGAATCAGATTACCACACTCTGGATCAGGAAGCGATGGCAGAATACTACAGTTTCAGTAACACCAGCTTAGACCATTCGGCATGGAGCGATGGCACCCGGAGTACAGATGCAGCCTACAATGATTCAGTCATGGCCACCAAAGGTAGTACAGAACTATCAGATGAACCTTCAAATGCCACCATGGCCACTGCTGCAAACTCTACTGATTGTTTCTCTTGCCTTGGCAATTCTTTTGAGCTGGAAAATGAGTCAGGGGACCATCAAGAAGACATAAGAAAGAACCATGACTCACTATATGAGCAACAACTCAAAGAGATCAATGTGGGACCTTCACTGAAATCCAAATGTGGTGCTTCAGTTTCTGTGGACCAACTAATAGATGCCTGTGGTGATTTCAGAGCCTGTTTCACATCTTCATGTGCAACAGAGGTTGATCAGATCTTCCAACTGAAAAATGTTGCCACTGACACAGACCTGCTAGCTGTCAGCCATGAGAAAGATACACAGACTGTGCAAAGAGCCACATCTGAAAAGAACACCATTACTGAAGTCTGCATGTCTGATTTAGATGTCCTAACAGAG GAATTCATAAAGCTAAAGGAGACAACAGATGAGCTAAAACAACTGAAGAGCAGAAAGGCAAG TCCTGGCGGTGACCACTGCAGGAGAGTTTGTGGATGTGACTGTGCACAGCGAGTGACGAGAGCAGAACTGCGTCTTCTCACTCTTCAGTTTGTCATGTGTCAGCAGCACTGCTGGAGACGCTACTTCACCTCCCCACAGGGTGAAAGTGTTCTTTGGGG GAGCGAGGGCCTTCCAGACGGCATAGCAGAAACCCTGAATACACTACAGAATGAGTACAGTGAGATGAGGAAACAGATTCTAGCAGGCATTCCTCTGGATAACCTTAAGCCCCTGTCAGTAGACTCTGAAAATATAACTACAAGGGCAAACTACAGCCCAGCATCG GTACTTGAGGCCCATTTAAACTCATTGGACTGTCCAGGAAG TACCATTGCAAGTGGTCGAAGAGTGGATGAAGAAAGTGAAGAGATGAGAGCACCAAGCACTGAAGCTGCTTTG GATGACACAAAAGGTGGCAGCAACAAGCAAAATAAAGCTCTGGTCCTTTTACCCAAGCAGCCAGGAGCTTCGGCTGAGCACAACCCTG GTGTCATCAAAGATCCGAATAGCAGCGAGGCTTGGTTTGATGCAGAAGAGGAACTTGGGTCTCCAAATCAAGATGGAAAAATGGAGAAACTGAATGAAAGGAATGGAA GGACTGATGAAGATGAATCAAACCACAGTTCCCTCTTGTGCATTACAAGCTTGCCTGGCAATATCACTGAG CATGAAGTGCTGCTTTGGTTTGAGAAGTACAATGCCACCAATGTCTGCATCTCCACTTTCAGCAACAGTATGAG GGCAGCTATTGTTTATCTCAAGAGCCCCAGTGATGCCATAGCAGCAGTTAAAGATCTACACGGGTGCTCCCTCCAAGGCCACACTGTCCAGGTGGTGCAACTCCACGGGCCTGTCTCAGCTGATCTTAAACTGATCTGTGATCTGCCCCACAGCACCTCAAAAACCCATACAGAAGAAGCTGCTGGGGATGGACTCGGGACGAAGGGTGTAACCTATACTTCTTCACCTGGT GGGCCGCGCTGTAGTGTGGACCGGTTAACCAATGTCTGCGACTCGCCCACAGCCTCTGGCACCTGTGTGCCACAGCACTACGCCACCATGGGAAGCTTTGACACCATCATGGCCCGGCTGTCAGAGCGTCACCCAAATGTAGGCCGCCAGAGGATCGTTGATGCCCTGCTGGAACTGCGGGCCAAACATCAGGGCTTCCTCAGTGGGCTTCCTTTAAAATCTATAGTGGATATGACCTCTGAGCTTCTAACACAGGCCTCTACTGTGACACATATTTGA